One genomic region from Pyxicephalus adspersus chromosome 1, UCB_Pads_2.0, whole genome shotgun sequence encodes:
- the FSTL1 gene encoding follistatin-related protein 1 (The sequence of the model RefSeq protein was modified relative to this genomic sequence to represent the inferred CDS: added 60 bases not found in genome assembly) — protein sequence MIIRSAPLLLLLAASLCRALEEPKSKSKVCANVFCGAGRECAVTEKGDPTCLCIEKCKSHKRPVCGSNGKTYLNHCELHRDACLTGSKIQVDHDGNCKEKTSETPAATPVVCYQADRDELRRRIIQWLEADIIPDGWFSKGSNYSEILNKYFKSYDDGDSRLDSAEFLKFLEQNQTAINITTYQDQETNKILKSLCVEALIELSDENADWKLSFNEFLKCLNPEYNPPEKKCALEDETYEDGAETQVQCNRCVCACGNWVCTAMACEDKDHPEGDMSQYVDELRKHQETVEKSKQADSKDI from the exons GAGGAGCCAAAGAGCAAGTCCAAGGTTTGTGCCAATGTGTTCTGCGGTGCTGGTCGAGAGTGCGCCGTGACGGAGAAGGGAGACCCCACCTGTCTGTGTATTGAG aAATGTAAGTCTCACAAAAGACCCGTATGTGGCAGCAACGGCAAAACCTACCTGAACCACTGCGAGCTCCACCGAGATGCTTGCCTGACCGGCTCCAAGATCCAGGTGGACCATGATGGCAACTGCAAAG AAAAGACATCAGAGACCCCAGCTGCAACCCCag TTGTGTGTTACCAGGCCGATCGCGATGAGCTGCGCCGACGCATCATCCAGTGGCTGGAAGCTGATATAATTCCAGATGGCTGGTTCTCCAAGGGGAGCAACTACAGCGAAATCCTCAACAAATACTTCAAG AGCTATGACGATGGTGACTCTCGCCTGGACTCTGCTGAATTCCTGAAGTTCCTGGAACAGAACCAGACCGCCATTAATATCACCACTTACCAGGACCAGGAGACCAACAAGATTCTGAa GAGTCTGTGCGTGGAGGCTCTTATTGAACTGTCAGACGAGAATGCAGACTGGAAATTGAGCTTTAACGAGTTCCTGAAGTGCCTGAACCCCGAATACAACCCTCCAGAGAAAA AGTGCGCCCTGGAGGATGAGACCTATGAAGATGGTGCTGAGACTCAGGTGCAATGTAACCGCTGTGTGTGTGCCTGCGGAAACTGGGTGTGCACTGCCATGGCCTGTGAAG ACAAAGACCACCCAGAGGGAGATATGAGCCAATATGTGGATGAGCTCAGAAAGCACCAG GAGACGGTTGAGAAATCCAAACAGGCCGACAGCAAAGACATCTGA